A stretch of Mycobacterium sp. ITM-2016-00316 DNA encodes these proteins:
- a CDS encoding AMP-binding protein: MLLDRRGDTRPGLRSRERTWTWDEVVAESAARGALATALLAERPGAPPHIGVLLPNVPDFVFWLGGAALSGATVVGINPTRGAAELAAEIRLADCQLIVTDAAGAERLRTLDLDAAPLVIDTPDYAAAVDAYRGAPLGAEIDEDTLLLLLFTSGTTGASKAVRCSQGRLARIAYAAVDKYGHRREDVEYCSMPLFHGNAIMALWAPALAVGATVCLAPSFSASRFLPDVRYFGATFFTYVGKALGYLMATPERPDDADNPLQRGFGTEASPEDQAEFRRRFGAELFEGYGSSEGGGAVTLAPDAPPGALGRPAHDGVAIVDPHTLKRCAAAVLDAGGRVLNPDEAVGEIVDKFGTRTFEGYYNNDVANAERIRNGWYWTGDLGYLDEAGFLYFAGRRGDWIRVDGENISALTIEHVLRRHPQVIAAGVFAVPDPRSGDQVMAAIEVARPDRFDTGEFAAFLASQEDLGAKGTPRLLRVSDNLPVTGSNKVLKRELQQQRWHTEEPVYRWAGRGAVAYRQMDAGDRRSLDAEFTRYGQHRRS, translated from the coding sequence ATGCTGCTGGACCGACGCGGGGATACCCGGCCGGGCCTGCGGTCCAGGGAACGCACCTGGACCTGGGACGAGGTTGTCGCCGAATCCGCCGCCCGCGGTGCGCTGGCCACCGCGCTGCTGGCCGAGCGTCCCGGAGCCCCGCCGCACATCGGGGTGCTGCTGCCCAATGTCCCCGATTTCGTGTTCTGGCTCGGTGGCGCGGCACTGTCCGGGGCCACCGTGGTGGGCATCAACCCGACCCGTGGCGCTGCCGAGCTGGCCGCCGAGATCCGGCTCGCCGATTGCCAACTGATCGTCACCGACGCCGCGGGCGCCGAGCGGCTGCGCACACTGGATCTCGACGCCGCGCCGTTGGTGATCGACACCCCGGACTACGCCGCCGCCGTCGACGCGTACCGCGGGGCGCCGCTGGGCGCCGAGATCGACGAGGACACGCTGCTGCTGTTGCTGTTCACCTCGGGGACCACCGGCGCGTCCAAGGCGGTCCGGTGCAGCCAGGGCAGGCTGGCCCGGATCGCGTACGCGGCGGTGGACAAGTACGGGCACCGGCGCGAGGACGTCGAGTACTGCAGCATGCCGCTGTTCCACGGCAACGCGATCATGGCGCTGTGGGCACCCGCGCTGGCGGTCGGCGCCACCGTGTGCCTCGCCCCCTCCTTCTCCGCCTCGCGGTTCCTGCCCGACGTCCGGTACTTCGGGGCAACCTTCTTCACCTACGTCGGCAAGGCGCTCGGTTATCTGATGGCCACCCCGGAACGGCCCGATGACGCGGACAATCCGCTGCAGCGCGGATTCGGCACCGAGGCCTCACCGGAGGACCAGGCCGAGTTCCGCCGCCGGTTCGGCGCCGAACTGTTCGAGGGATACGGCTCCAGTGAGGGTGGCGGTGCGGTCACACTGGCTCCCGACGCACCGCCGGGCGCGCTGGGCCGGCCCGCGCACGACGGTGTCGCCATCGTCGACCCGCACACGCTCAAGCGCTGTGCCGCAGCGGTTCTGGACGCCGGAGGCCGGGTGCTCAACCCTGACGAGGCGGTCGGCGAGATCGTCGACAAGTTCGGCACCCGAACCTTCGAGGGCTACTACAACAACGACGTGGCCAACGCCGAACGGATTCGCAACGGGTGGTACTGGACCGGTGACCTGGGCTACCTCGACGAGGCGGGTTTCCTCTACTTCGCCGGGCGCCGCGGCGACTGGATCCGGGTCGACGGCGAGAACATCTCCGCACTCACCATCGAACACGTGCTGCGCCGGCACCCCCAGGTGATCGCGGCAGGCGTGTTCGCCGTCCCCGATCCGCGGTCCGGGGACCAGGTGATGGCCGCAATCGAGGTCGCCCGCCCGGATCGTTTCGACACCGGTGAGTTCGCCGCCTTCCTGGCGAGCCAGGAAGACTTGGGGGCCAAGGGGACTCCGCGGTTGCTGCGCGTCTCGGACAATCTGCCCGTCACCGGATCCAACAAGGTGCTCAAACGTGAACTGCAACAGCAGCGTTGGCACACCGAGGAGCCGGTGTACCGGTGGGCGGGCCGCGGTGCGGTGGCGTATCGGCAGATGGATGCCGGCGACCGGCGGTCCCTCGACGCCGAGTTCACCCGATACGGACAGCATCGCCGCAGCTGA
- a CDS encoding bifunctional 2-polyprenyl-6-hydroxyphenol methylase/3-demethylubiquinol 3-O-methyltransferase UbiG — MAQTYFSETCDDVEYRDFAELWQGYDDAVLDLARREGVNAVAELGGGANPVVGDDEKWGFADRRVVVDISPLELSKAAVDVQTRVVDLCQPIADDVGAYDLVFSKMLCEHLPDPVVFHENCNRLLRPGGLSVHFYPTLGTFPFLVNKLIPERTARRILDKVQPGRLDQPNLEKFPAYYRGTTGPTRRAMDKFEGFGFKVEQWKSSFGHAYYSVIPPLQALEDAKSRFLRRHPVPVLASFSVVVLRKVA; from the coding sequence ATGGCACAGACATATTTCTCCGAGACGTGCGATGACGTCGAGTACCGGGATTTCGCCGAGCTGTGGCAGGGATACGACGACGCGGTACTGGATCTGGCGCGGCGTGAGGGCGTGAACGCGGTCGCCGAACTGGGCGGCGGCGCCAATCCGGTGGTCGGCGACGACGAGAAGTGGGGTTTCGCCGATCGTCGGGTCGTCGTGGACATCTCGCCGCTGGAACTCAGCAAGGCGGCCGTGGACGTGCAGACCCGGGTGGTGGACCTGTGCCAGCCGATCGCCGACGACGTCGGCGCCTACGACCTGGTGTTCTCGAAGATGTTGTGCGAGCATCTGCCCGATCCCGTTGTCTTCCATGAGAACTGCAACCGGCTACTGCGCCCCGGCGGGCTGTCGGTGCACTTCTACCCGACGCTGGGAACCTTTCCGTTTCTGGTCAACAAACTGATCCCGGAGCGCACGGCACGTCGGATCCTGGACAAGGTGCAGCCGGGCAGGCTGGATCAGCCCAATCTGGAGAAGTTCCCGGCCTATTACCGCGGGACCACTGGCCCCACCCGGCGCGCGATGGACAAGTTCGAAGGCTTCGGTTTCAAGGTCGAGCAGTGGAAGTCCAGCTTCGGCCACGCCTACTACTCGGTGATCCCGCCGCTGCAGGCGCTGGAGGACGCCAAGAGCAGGTTCCTGCGCAGGCACCCGGTCCCGGTGTTGGCCAGTTTCTCGGTGGTGGTGCTGCGCAAGGTCGCCTGA
- a CDS encoding FAD-binding protein, whose amino-acid sequence MTEGWDETVDVLVAGSGAGGATGAYTAAREGLSVTLVEASDKFGGTTAYSGGGGMWFPCNPVLLRAGVDDILEDALEYYRAVVGDRTPAALQETYVRNGAPLIEYLEADELLKFSLLPWPDYFGKAPKARADGMRHITAKPLKIAAAPELRESVRGPLDADRLGQPQPADYFVGGRALIARLLTATARFPDTSARLNTALVELVVDGGDVAGAIVEAGGQRRAIRARRGVLLAAGGFEHNDEMRAHYGVPGHSRDTMGPWGNRGLAHLAGIAAGADTDLMDQAWWSPGLCHPDGTSAFALWFTGGIFVDDRGRRFVNESAAYDRLGRGVLDAVSAGTVTLPYWMVYDDREGVVPPVKATNVSMVATERYVEAGLWRTADTLEGLAAEIGVPPHELVATVARFNAQVRAGVDEDFGRGEEPYDRAFSAGQSPLVPIEQGPFHAAAFGVSDLGTKGGLRTDTAARVLDSRDRVIGGLYAAGNTMAAPSGTAYPGGGNPIGTSMLFSHLAVRDMLSRSDERLREEQSI is encoded by the coding sequence GTGACCGAGGGCTGGGATGAAACCGTCGACGTGCTGGTGGCCGGGTCGGGAGCGGGCGGGGCGACCGGCGCCTACACCGCGGCGCGCGAAGGGCTCTCGGTGACCCTGGTGGAGGCCTCCGACAAGTTCGGCGGCACCACCGCGTACTCCGGGGGTGGCGGAATGTGGTTCCCGTGCAACCCCGTTCTGCTGCGCGCCGGTGTCGACGACATTCTCGAGGATGCGTTGGAGTACTACCGGGCCGTGGTCGGGGACCGGACACCGGCGGCCCTGCAGGAAACCTACGTCCGCAACGGGGCCCCACTGATCGAGTACCTGGAAGCCGATGAGCTGCTGAAGTTCTCGCTGCTGCCGTGGCCGGACTACTTCGGCAAGGCGCCCAAGGCGCGCGCCGACGGTATGCGCCATATCACCGCCAAGCCGCTCAAGATCGCCGCCGCGCCCGAGCTGCGTGAATCGGTGCGGGGGCCGCTGGACGCCGACCGTCTCGGCCAACCGCAGCCCGCGGACTATTTCGTCGGCGGGCGGGCACTGATCGCCCGGCTGCTGACCGCCACCGCCCGCTTCCCCGACACCTCGGCGCGCCTGAACACCGCGCTGGTCGAGCTGGTGGTCGACGGCGGCGACGTCGCCGGGGCGATCGTCGAGGCGGGCGGGCAGCGGCGGGCGATCCGCGCCCGTCGGGGCGTACTGCTGGCCGCCGGCGGCTTCGAGCACAACGACGAGATGCGGGCGCACTACGGCGTGCCGGGACACTCGCGGGACACCATGGGGCCGTGGGGAAATCGCGGTCTGGCTCACCTGGCCGGCATCGCTGCCGGCGCCGACACCGACCTGATGGATCAGGCGTGGTGGTCTCCCGGCCTCTGCCATCCAGACGGAACGTCGGCCTTCGCGCTGTGGTTCACCGGCGGTATCTTCGTCGATGATCGGGGCCGGCGGTTCGTCAACGAATCGGCCGCCTACGACCGGCTGGGCCGCGGTGTCCTCGACGCGGTATCGGCCGGCACGGTGACGCTGCCGTACTGGATGGTCTACGACGACCGTGAGGGCGTCGTCCCGCCCGTCAAGGCCACCAACGTCTCGATGGTCGCCACCGAGCGTTACGTCGAGGCCGGATTGTGGCGGACCGCGGACACCCTGGAGGGGCTCGCCGCCGAGATCGGGGTGCCGCCGCACGAGCTGGTCGCCACGGTGGCCCGGTTCAACGCCCAGGTGCGCGCCGGCGTCGACGAGGATTTCGGCCGCGGCGAGGAACCCTACGACCGCGCCTTCAGCGCCGGGCAGTCGCCACTGGTCCCGATCGAGCAGGGGCCGTTCCATGCCGCCGCGTTCGGGGTGTCCGATCTGGGCACCAAGGGCGGATTGCGGACCGATACCGCGGCCCGGGTGCTGGATTCCCGAGATCGGGTGATCGGGGGCCTCTACGCCGCGGGCAACACCATGGCCGCGCCCAGTGGCACCGCCTATCCCGGCGGCGGCAATCCGATCGGAACGAGCATGCTGTTCAGCCACCTGGCGGTGCGAGACATGTTAAGCAGGAGTGATGAGCGCTTGCGCGAAGAGCAGAGCATCTGA
- a CDS encoding Rieske 2Fe-2S domain-containing protein has protein sequence MTEIREIDAGTSMTRFARGWHCLGLAEEFRDGQPHGIEAFGTKLVVFSDSAGEVHVLDAYCRHMGGDLSRGAVKDDNLACPFHDWRWGSDGKCTLVPYAKRTPRLARTRTWPTHEVNGQLLVWHDPERSSPPPELAPPSIEGYAEGLWSPWQWNSMLIEGSHCREIVDNNVDMAHFFYIHHAYPTFFKNVIEGHTASQFMESKPRPDYIADPDKLWDGTYLRSEATYFGPAYMINWLHNDLAPGFTVEVALINCHYPVTHNSFVLQYGVAVQQMPGLPADKAAKLAGAMSRSFGDGFLEDVEIWKHKTRIDNPLLTEEDGGVYQHRRWYEQFYVDVADVTAEMTDRFELEVDTTHAFGIWKQEVDDNLANLAAR, from the coding sequence ATGACTGAGATCCGGGAGATCGACGCCGGCACGTCGATGACGCGGTTCGCCCGCGGCTGGCACTGCCTGGGCCTGGCCGAGGAGTTCCGCGACGGGCAACCGCACGGTATCGAGGCCTTCGGCACCAAGCTGGTGGTCTTCAGCGACTCCGCCGGCGAGGTGCACGTGCTCGACGCCTACTGCCGCCACATGGGTGGTGACCTGTCCCGCGGCGCCGTCAAGGACGACAACCTGGCCTGCCCGTTCCACGACTGGCGCTGGGGCAGCGACGGCAAGTGCACGCTGGTGCCCTACGCCAAGCGCACCCCGAGACTGGCGCGCACCCGCACCTGGCCCACCCATGAGGTGAACGGTCAGCTACTGGTCTGGCACGACCCCGAGCGTTCCAGCCCGCCACCGGAACTGGCGCCGCCGTCGATCGAGGGCTACGCCGAGGGGCTGTGGTCGCCGTGGCAGTGGAACTCGATGCTCATCGAGGGCTCGCACTGCCGCGAGATCGTGGACAACAACGTCGACATGGCGCATTTCTTCTATATCCACCACGCCTACCCGACCTTCTTCAAGAACGTCATCGAGGGCCACACCGCGAGCCAGTTCATGGAGTCCAAACCGCGCCCGGACTACATCGCGGACCCCGACAAGCTCTGGGACGGAACGTATCTGCGGTCGGAAGCCACCTATTTCGGTCCGGCCTACATGATCAACTGGCTGCACAACGACCTCGCGCCGGGATTCACCGTCGAGGTGGCGCTCATCAACTGCCACTACCCGGTGACGCACAACTCGTTCGTGCTGCAGTACGGCGTCGCGGTGCAGCAGATGCCCGGTCTGCCCGCCGACAAGGCAGCCAAGCTGGCCGGGGCGATGAGCCGGTCCTTCGGCGACGGATTCCTCGAGGACGTCGAGATCTGGAAGCACAAGACCCGCATCGACAACCCGCTGCTCACCGAGGAGGACGGTGGTGTCTACCAGCACCGCCGCTGGTATGAGCAGTTCTACGTCGACGTCGCCGATGTCACCGCCGAGATGACCGACCGCTTCGAACTGGAGGTCGACACCACCCACGCGTTCGGCATCTGGAAACAAGAGGTCGACGACAACCTGGCGAACCTGGCGGCCCGCTGA
- a CDS encoding glycosyltransferase: MPDDQSAPPHRYDGVDGPRVAIAHDYLTQRGGAEKVVLSMSKAFPDAPIYTLLYDPDGTYPEFADRDIRVSPLNRVAVFRKHHRAALPVLPFAAGAMFVDADVVVTSSSGWAHGFRTDGAKLVHCHTPAHWLYALDHYLKPDGDRLKRAALKVGSPLLKSWDRRAAMSVDRYLAVSTAIKHRISAAYGIDAGVLPSPIAMKPHTASEPVPELQDWATEGGAPFYLCVSRLMAYKNVDAVVGAFANTDRRLVVVGHGPEAARIERMKTPNVRMLSALTDGQMAWLYQSCRALIAASYEDFGLTPIEAAVSGRPAVVLRWGGFLDTVIEGTTGMFFDRPAADSIADALDRFEACRFDPDTLRAHAERFTEQRYAESLYAAVDELTGTGES; the protein is encoded by the coding sequence GTGCCCGACGACCAGAGCGCGCCACCGCACCGCTACGACGGGGTGGACGGGCCGCGGGTGGCGATCGCGCACGATTACCTCACCCAGCGCGGCGGTGCCGAGAAGGTCGTGCTCTCGATGAGCAAGGCGTTTCCGGACGCTCCCATCTACACCCTGCTGTACGACCCGGACGGCACCTATCCGGAGTTCGCCGATCGCGATATCCGGGTGTCCCCGCTGAACCGGGTCGCGGTGTTCCGCAAGCACCACCGGGCTGCGCTGCCGGTGCTGCCATTCGCGGCGGGCGCGATGTTCGTCGACGCCGACGTCGTGGTGACCAGCAGCAGCGGCTGGGCGCACGGCTTCCGGACCGACGGCGCCAAACTCGTGCACTGTCACACCCCGGCGCACTGGCTCTATGCGCTGGACCACTACCTCAAACCCGACGGGGACCGGTTGAAGCGGGCCGCGCTGAAAGTGGGTTCGCCGCTGCTGAAGTCGTGGGACCGGCGCGCGGCGATGTCGGTCGACCGCTACCTCGCGGTGTCGACGGCCATCAAGCACCGCATCAGCGCCGCCTACGGTATCGACGCCGGTGTGCTGCCCTCCCCGATCGCGATGAAACCGCACACCGCCTCCGAACCGGTACCCGAACTGCAGGACTGGGCCACCGAAGGGGGCGCCCCCTTCTACCTGTGTGTGTCCCGGCTGATGGCCTACAAGAACGTCGATGCCGTCGTGGGGGCCTTCGCGAACACCGATCGCCGCCTGGTGGTGGTCGGCCACGGCCCGGAGGCCGCGCGCATCGAGCGGATGAAGACGCCCAACGTGCGGATGCTCTCGGCGCTCACCGACGGCCAGATGGCCTGGCTGTACCAGTCGTGCCGAGCGTTGATCGCGGCCAGCTACGAGGATTTCGGGTTGACCCCCATCGAGGCTGCGGTGTCCGGGCGACCGGCCGTGGTGCTGCGCTGGGGCGGCTTCCTGGATACCGTCATCGAGGGCACGACCGGGATGTTCTTCGACCGGCCGGCGGCGGACTCCATCGCCGACGCACTCGACCGCTTCGAGGCCTGCCGATTCGACCCCGACACCCTGCGGGCGCACGCCGAACGGTTCACCGAGCAGCGGTACGCGGAATCGCTGTACGCCGCCGTCGACGAGCTGACCGGCACCGGAGAATCCTGA
- a CDS encoding acyltransferase yields the protein MTGVPASADPADVARKVAAAPDLHMPPPPEWILDENNRVIDYKMQGMTRGRKIRNRLGELFFNSFVTYIPSHTIRQGFLRLMGARIGKRTSILRGTTVLDIEFLTIGDGVAIGFRCLLDSRAGLYIGNNVTIASDVHFIGGGHDINHPDFLPVPIPTVVQDYVWIASRAMVLPSLIHRGAVVAAHAVVNKDVEELSIVGGVPAKVIGKRPADSLGYTNNHRPLFY from the coding sequence ATGACCGGAGTACCAGCGTCGGCAGATCCGGCAGACGTCGCCCGCAAGGTTGCCGCTGCTCCCGATCTGCACATGCCGCCGCCGCCCGAGTGGATTCTCGACGAGAACAACCGGGTCATCGACTACAAGATGCAGGGCATGACCCGCGGCCGCAAGATCCGCAACCGGCTCGGTGAGCTGTTCTTCAACAGCTTCGTCACCTACATCCCGTCGCACACCATCCGGCAGGGATTCCTGCGGCTGATGGGTGCGCGGATCGGAAAGCGCACCTCGATCCTGCGTGGCACCACGGTGCTCGACATCGAGTTCCTCACCATCGGTGACGGTGTGGCGATCGGGTTCCGCTGCCTGCTGGACTCCCGCGCCGGCCTCTACATCGGCAACAACGTGACGATCGCCAGCGACGTGCACTTCATCGGCGGCGGACACGACATCAACCACCCGGACTTCCTGCCGGTTCCGATCCCGACCGTCGTGCAGGACTATGTGTGGATCGCCAGTCGCGCGATGGTGCTGCCCTCGCTCATCCACCGCGGCGCCGTGGTGGCCGCGCATGCCGTGGTCAACAAGGACGTCGAGGAACTCTCGATCGTCGGCGGCGTACCCGCGAAGGTGATCGGAAAGCGTCCGGCCGACTCGCTGGGGTACACCAACAATCACCGCCCGCTGTTCTACTGA
- a CDS encoding glycosyltransferase family 4 protein, whose amino-acid sequence MGAASVPFVDHRLVFVAPDEGQTAVGDYAQDLVTALRPHFGEIVEHRTAGPGQDSLADLRRHRAQVRRLVADGPPGRTLVHAELSTGVLPTFWAVAGLRGVPVTSTIHDPPQGLWFLARTRSIAKSRLLTHGIHYPLRPLSQAIEGRVHGDRTLIALTETGRQSIERTYPRTTTFYVPHLVRDRPAVRPAEERPKAVGFFGFVYRGKGFEQIARIRDLLPADIAIRVAGRGTEALPRAEGIEILGGVDGPEEDAFFDSVRAIVVPYGKRHFYAETYPASGVVAHAMAYSTPVVCTGYGSLAELDSAHGVLNVSPRGEGDDAVATGLAEGIESLLNDPTRLAELGRNADRTRQERSAERTADALVQIWTRVLAGQRKRLNG is encoded by the coding sequence ATGGGTGCGGCGTCGGTCCCGTTCGTTGATCACCGGCTCGTCTTCGTCGCGCCCGACGAGGGCCAGACCGCGGTCGGCGACTACGCCCAGGACCTGGTGACCGCGCTGCGCCCGCATTTCGGGGAGATCGTCGAACACCGCACCGCCGGGCCGGGGCAGGACAGTCTGGCCGATCTGCGCCGGCATCGTGCGCAGGTGCGGCGGCTGGTCGCCGACGGCCCGCCCGGGCGGACCCTGGTGCACGCCGAGTTGTCCACCGGGGTGTTGCCCACCTTCTGGGCCGTCGCGGGCCTGCGGGGCGTTCCCGTCACCTCGACGATCCATGATCCGCCGCAGGGTCTGTGGTTCCTGGCCCGCACCCGGAGCATCGCCAAGTCCCGGCTGCTCACCCACGGCATCCACTACCCGCTGCGGCCGCTGTCCCAGGCCATCGAGGGCCGGGTGCACGGGGACCGGACGCTGATCGCGCTCACCGAGACCGGCAGGCAGTCGATCGAACGCACGTATCCGCGCACCACCACCTTCTACGTGCCGCACCTGGTGCGGGACCGGCCCGCCGTCAGGCCGGCCGAGGAGCGACCCAAGGCGGTCGGTTTCTTCGGGTTCGTCTACCGGGGCAAGGGTTTCGAGCAGATCGCCCGGATCCGTGACCTGCTGCCCGCCGATATCGCCATCCGGGTCGCCGGACGCGGCACCGAAGCGCTGCCGCGGGCCGAGGGCATCGAGATCCTCGGCGGCGTCGACGGTCCGGAGGAAGACGCGTTCTTCGATTCGGTGCGCGCCATCGTCGTGCCCTACGGCAAGCGGCACTTCTACGCCGAGACCTATCCGGCCTCCGGCGTGGTGGCCCACGCGATGGCCTACAGCACCCCGGTGGTGTGCACCGGGTACGGTTCGCTGGCCGAATTGGACAGTGCGCACGGTGTTCTCAACGTGAGCCCGCGCGGCGAGGGCGACGACGCCGTCGCCACCGGACTGGCCGAGGGCATCGAGTCGCTGCTCAACGATCCCACCCGGCTCGCCGAGTTGGGGCGCAACGCCGACCGGACCCGCCAGGAGCGTTCGGCCGAGCGGACCGCCGATGCGCTCGTGCAGATCTGGACGCGGGTCCTGGCCGGACAGAGGAAGCGCCTGAACGGGTGA